The DNA segment CGGCAACGGGTGCGCAGGGTTGCCCCCCGTTGCTCGGCGGTGAGGGCCAACAGCAGGTTGAGGCGTGCATCGTCGAACTGTCCGTCGCTGTAGGCCACGCCGCCCTGACACGCCTTCAGCAGAGGCAGGGCCTGACGCATCTGCTGCTGGGACAGCAGTCGGCTGTGGCCGATGCTTCGCTCACCGGCCAGGGCGTCGTACACCCCCAGCCCCACTCGGTAGTAGGCCTGGCCCCAGAGCTGTTGTGTGGGCAGGGCCAGCTCCAGTCGTCGGGCCAGGAATGGTGCCTGGGTCAACCAGTGGCTCCGCTCGAGCAGGGCTTCCCGCACCAGCCTCAGCTGGGCCAGGTCCAGAGTTTTAAAGGCCAGCTCCAGGTAGCGCACCCCGCCATGGAGCAGCTTCGTGCTGCGGCAACTGGTGCCACCGCCGATGTCTCCGGCCTCGAGCAGGGCCACGCTCAGCCCCCGTCGTGTTGCTTCATAGGCCACGCTGGCACCGCTGGCGCCGGCGCCGATGACCAGCAGGTCAACCTGGTGATCAGCCATGCCACCCCAGGCTTCTTGAGACGGCGTCCTGCCAGCGTGAGCGCCACCGGTGGCGCTCAGATGCATCCATCTGTGGGTGGAACAGTTCCGCCCCGTCCCTCCGTGCGGTTGAGAGCTGCTCCAGGTCGCTGATCACCCCAGCCTGAAGGCCTGCGAACAGCGCCACCCCCCGGGCGGTGCTCTCGAGGCTGGCGGGACGCCGCACCGTCAGACCGGTGTAATCGGCCTGTGCCTGCAGCAGAGGATCCGAGGCCGCGGCGCCACCATCCACCGCCAGCTCACCCAGGCCCGTGCCGAGGGCCTGCTCGGCAAGTTCCACCAAAGTCGCTACCGACAGGGCGATTCCCTCCAGCGCTGCTCGGGCGATGTGACCGCGTCCGCTGTCGCGGGTAAGGCCTACCAGAACGCCGCGTGCCTGGGGATCCCAGTGCGGTGTTCCCCAGCCGGTGAAGGCGGGCACGAGCATCACCCCTCCCGAATCCGGCACCGAACGCGCCAGTTCGTTCACCTGAGGGGCCTGATCAATGATCTGCAGCCCATCCCGCAGCCACTGGATCACGGTGCCGGCGTTGAACAGACTTCCCTCCAGGCAGAAGCTGGGTGTTCCGGCGGCATCGGTCCAGCCGAGGGTGCTGAGCAGCCCCGCATCCGAGCGGCGGATGACGTCACCGGTGTTGATCACCAGAAAGGCTCCCGTGCCGTAGGTGCACTTGCCTTCTCCGGGCTGCAGACAGAGCTGGCCCAGGGTGGCGGCCTGTTGGTCGCCAAGCATCGCCTGGATCGGTAGGCCTGCGAAGGGAAGATCCGCAGTGATGTGCCCGAACTCCCCGCGGCAGGGCAGCAGTTCGGGCAGAGCGTTGGCGGGGAGCCCTGTGGGCTCTCGGAAGTCATCCACCCAGCGCTGCTGCTCCAGGTCCATCAGCAGTGTTCGGCTGGCATTGCTCATGTCACTGCCGTGGCGCTGCCCGCCGGTGAGTTGCCAGAGCAGCCAGCTCTCCACTGTTCCGAAACAGAGGTCATCGCTGGCTGCGGCAGCCTGGGCGTCCTGGTAGTGATCGAGCATCCAGCGGATCTTGCTGGCACTGAAGTAGGGGTCGAGCAGCAAACCGGTGCGCCGGCACCACTCCTGCTCCAGTCCCTGCTGCTTCCAGGCCTCGCAGATTGCGGCGGTGCGGCCGTCTTGCCACACGAGGGCCGGGCCACAGGGGAGTCCATTGCTGCGGCGCCAGAGCACGGTGGTTTCCCGTTGGTTGGTGATGCCGCAGCTCACCACTGCCTTGCGCTGTGCATCGCTGAGCTTCGAATCGAGCTGCACCAGGGCCTGCCGCTGGCTGGTCCAGATCGCCATCGGGTCCTGTTCCACCCATCCATCGGCGGGGTAGGAAATCGGCAGCGGCGCACTGGCGCTGATCACCAGATCTCCGGAGCTGCTGAACAGCGCGGCTCTGGAGCTGCTGGTGCCCTGATCGAGGGCCAGAAGAAGAGGCTGCTCAGCCATGGCCAATGTCTTTCTCTCCTGCTAGCCAGGAGATGGCTGAATGCAAAGGCTTTGCCTGTGACCACTCCGTTTCGCGATCCCCCTGCCTGGGTAGCGGATGCGGTGCTCTACCAGATTTTTCCCGACCGTTTTCGCCGCAGTGGGAGGGTCGATGCGCAGCGCCACCTCGCCCTGAAGCCATGGGGGACGGACCCTCGCGAGGAGGGATTCCAGGGCGGGGATCTCTACGGCGTCATCGATGCTCTCGATGGGCTTCAAGCCATGGGCATCACCTGCCTCTATCTCACGCCGATCTTTAGTTCAGCCGCCAACCATCGCTACCACGCCTACGACTACTTCGAGGTGGATCCCCTGCTGGGGGGCAATGCAGCACTCAGGGATCTGATCGATGCCGTGCATCGGCGCGGCATGAAGTTGGTTCTCGATGGGGTGTTCAACCACTGCGGCCGCGGCTTTTGGGCCTTTCATCACGTGGTGGAGAACGGTGCGGATTCGCCCTACCGGGACTGGTTCCATGTGCACCGTTGGCCCCTGCAGCCCTATCCCGCCCCAGGCGAGGACTGCGGTTACGACGGTTGGTGGGCCTTGCCGGATCTGCCCAAGTTCAACCATGCCAATCCAGGGGTTCGGGAGCACCTGCTGGCGGTGGGCCGTCACTGGCTCGAGCAGGGCATTGATGGCTGGCGTCTTGACGTTCCTGCCGAGGTCCCGGCCGACTTCTGGGTGGAGTTTCGGCAGATGGTGCGGTCCACCAACCCGGAGGCTTGGATTGTCGGAGAGGTGTGGGGTGATGCCACCACCTGGCTGCAGGGGGACCACTTCGATGGCGTGATGAATTACCGGCTGGGTTGGAGCAGCATTTGCTGGGCCGCCGGTGAAGCGTTACGGCGGGACTACCGCAATTCCGAGTACCCGCTCGATCCCCTGGATGGCCAGGCTTTGTTGACCATCTGGACGACCACAACGGGTTCCTACCGGGAGGTGGTGAACAGGTCGCAGATGAACCTGCTCGACAGCCATGACGTGCCACGGGCCCTTCACAGCCTCAACAATGATCTGGCGGCCCTGAAGTTGGCCCTGCTGCTGCTCTTCCTCCATCCAGGGGCACCTTGCGTCTATTACGGAACCGAAGCTGCTCTGGCGGGTGGCCCTGAGCCGGGCCCATCCAGCGGTCCCGGACCGGCCTGCCGTGAGGCCTATCCCTGGGATGTTCCCTGGTCTGCTGATCTCCGCTCCTTCATTCAATCCCTCGCAGAACTCCGCTCTGCCCATGGGGTTTTGCGCAGGGAGGGTCTGCGCTGGTCAGCCCAAGGGGCGGACGTGCTCGAGGGCGTTGCGGATGGCCTGCGGGTTGTGATCAACCGCAGTCGCTCCAACTCTGTGCCGCTGACAAACGAGCAGGGACTCAGTTGCGTCTGGATGCTGGGCACTGTCGACAGCCGTTCTGTTGGCCCGCAATCGGCGGCTGTTTTGGGGTCGTAACCCCTCTCCCCTGGTGCCGAGGGGAGGAAGTAAGCCCTTGTCGAGACTTGAACTCGAGACCTCTCCCTTACCAAGGGAGTGCTCTACCGCTGAGCTACAAGGGCATGTGGAGGATGGGCCGGGTTGGATTTGAACCAACGTAGGCAGAGCCAGCGGATTTACAGTCCGCCCCCATTAACCACTCGGGCACCGACCCGAACCACACCGCAAGAACTTACCAGTCGGTGTGTCCTTCGCCACGATCTCGATACGATCGGCCGAGCTGAACCGATCTCCAGCCATGCACGTTCTGCTGCTGAACGGTCCGAATCTGAACCTGTTGGGTCAGCGTGAGCCTGGGATCTATGGCCATTCTTCCCTGGCGGACATCGAAGCGGCGCTGACGCGGGAGGCGGAGCAGGAATCTGTGCAGCTGGACTGCTTTCAGAGCAATTTCGAAGGTGCCCTGGTGGATCGGATTCACCAGGCCATGGGCCGATGCGATGGGATCTTGATTAACGCCGGGGCCTACACCCACACGTCCATTGCCATCCGTGATGCCCTGGCTGGCGTCGCGATCCCTTACGTGGAATTGCATCTCAGCAACACCCATGCCCGGGAAAATTTCCGCCATCACTCATTTCTGGCTGAGCGCGCTGTGGGTGTGATCTGTGGGTTCGGCCCCGCCAGTTACAGCCTTGCCTTGAACGGATTGCTCAGCCACCTGCGCCGGAACGCATGACCAGCACTGCTCCAGCACAAACTGTTCCCTCCAAGACATCTCCCACTAAGACAGTGGCGTCGATCCGCTGGTTGGCCGCACCCACCAGCTGGAGCTGGGTGGAGCAGGCCAACGCCCACCCGATGGAGGTGCTGATCGATCACGCCCACTGCGAACGCAAGGCTGCCGGAGCTGCGGTGCAAATGATGTTCCGCTACCTCTGCGAACCGGGTCTGGGTGAAGCCCTCAGCCCTCTGGCGCGGGAAGAGCTGGAGCACTTTGAGCAGGTGCTGGCGTTGATCAAGGCCCGGGGGCGCTACCTGGAACCGCTGCCTTCGCCGGGCTACGGCGCTGATCTCGCACGGCAGATCCGTAAAGGTGAGCCCCAGAGAATGCTCGACTCCTTTCTGGTGGCGGGTCTTATCGAAGCCCGTAGCCATGAGCGCATGGCCCTGCTGGCGGAGCACAGCCCTGATCCTCAATTAAGGGAGCTTTACAGCGATCTCTTGGCCAGTGAAGCGCGCCACTTCGGCCTGTACTGGGTGTTGTGTGAGCAGCGTTATCCGCGGGAGCTGATCGTCGAGCGCCTCGAAGTGCTGGCCCTGGCCGAAGTGAAGGCCTTGGAAGGGGCGTTGACTCGCCCTGAAGACGTGCGAATGCATTCCTGTGGAGTGGACGTCACACAGATCAGCAGTCAAATCAGCTGAGCTGCCTCCTGCAAGGCCTCCAGCCTGGACGGCCGAAGCACACCTTCCACTCCAAATTGCCGCAGCCGTTGTTCGAGGGTGTGGTTGGCTCCTGCGATGAACAGGGTGCGCCCCGCTGATCGTGCTTCATCCACCATGCGTTCAATGGCCAGCGTTGCAGTGACACCGATGCGGGGCACGTCGGTGAGGTCGAGGATCAGAACCCTGTAGCTCTGGATCAACCCCATCCGGGCACTGATTCCCTTGGCGGCGCCGAAACTCAGAGGGCCGCGCAGCCGGAACAGCATCAAGGCCTTGCCGCAGCGCAGGATCAGGGCCTCCTCTTGCGGGGAGAGATTGGCGTGTCGTGCATCGGTGGCATCGGACGGGTTGTCCTCTTCCATCCCTTCCAGTTGGGACCGTGTGATCGCATCAACGGTCAACAGGTTGGCTACGAACATCCCCACCAAAACGCCCCAGATCAGGTCCCAGAACACCGTCATCAACAGCACGGCATACATCAGTGCAGCCGTTTTTGCCGACAGGCGATGGGCGCGGAGCAGAAAGCCCCAGTCGATGATGTCGAGGCCGACCTTGATCAGGATTCCCGCCAGCAGCGCCGTGGGGATCTGTGCTGCCAGGGGGCCTGCCCCCAGCAGCACGAGCAGCAGCACCAGGGAATGGGTCATTCCCGACCAGGGCGTCTGACCACCGGATTTGATGTTGATTACCGTTCGCATCGTGGCGCCGGCACCGGGGAGGCCCGAGAGGAACCCGGCCGCGGTGTTGGCGATGCCCTGGCCGATCAGCTCACGGTTGGAGTCGTGGTTGGTCTGGGTGATGTTGTCGGCCACCAGGGAGGTGAGCAACGAGTCGATCGCCCCCAGCAGGGCGAGAACCATGCCGGCTTTCACCAGCTCCGGCAGGTGCTGGCTGAAATCGGGAACCACCAGTTGCAAGCCGCCTTCCGGGATGGCTCCGATCCGGGCGATGGGCTCAAGGCCCAGCTCCAGCAGCCGGTTGTCGTTGAACAGAACCAGCGACAACGGCGTCACGATCAGCAGCGCCAGCAGAGGCGTTGGCACCCACTGACGGATCCTTAAGGGGGTCAGAAACACCACGGCGAGTGTCATCAATCCAACGGCGAGTGCGGCTGGATTCCAGCTCTGCGCCTCGATCAGCGAACCCAGGGAGGCAACCACGCCGCCTCCGGTGCTCACCCCGATGAAGGGCCCAAGTTGCAGCACCAGGATGATGAAACCGATCCCCGACATGAAGCCGGAGATCACCGAGTAGGGCACCAGGGTGATGAAGCGCCCCAGCCGCAGCACACCGAGCAGGGCTTCGAACACACCACCGATCACCACAGCGGCCATCACCAAAGGCAGCATCTCGCCGGCATTGAGATCACGACTGATGCCGATGGCGGCCAGGCTTGAGACGATCCCCGCCACGGTGACGCTCATCGGTCCGGTGGGTCCGCTCACCTGAGCGGGAGTCCCACCGAGCAGGGCCGCCAGGAATCCGGTGACGATGGCGCCGTAAAGGCCATAAATGGCGCCGCCTGGCCCCAGGGCGGCATTGCCGAAGGCCAGGGCAAGGGGCAGTGCGACCACGGCTGCCGTCAGGCCTCCGAGAAGGTCACCTCGGATGTTGCGCTGATGCAGGCCGTGAATCAGTGCCATCTCAGTTCAGGCCACTCCAGCGGCTCAGGGCTTCCAGGGACTGAACCCCAACTTTTCGGCGTCCATCGGGGAGAACCCAGGTGGGGTAGGCCCGGATCTCTGCGGCTATGCAGGCGTCGGCTTGGTCCGGCAGCTGCTTCGGCTTGCGGCATTCCACATAAGTCAGGTCCGCTCCGGCCTGTTTCCCGAACAGATTCATCTGCTTGAAGCACGCCGGGCAGGTCCAGGCGCCGTAAAACTTGGCCCCAATCGCCTTCAGATGTTGCGTCAGTTCAAGGGCCTGGGGGCTGGAGTTGCGCAGGGGCTCTCCGATCGTGCTGGTCCAGGGACCTGCCGATACCGGTGGGCCACCGATCGCTCCGCCAGCTGCAACCAGAACGGATGCCAGCAGAGATGAAGCCGTGCTCCTCATGCTGATGCAGCGGTTGGCCTGAAACTAGGTCGCATTAAGGCGTTCGGGCTTCCCTCCATGCGGAAGCAACAACGCAAGCCCTGTTGCGGTGAGACTGGATCCACCACTGGATGGGTATGGCAGGCAGCGGATACAAGGATTATTTCCAGGTGCTCGGTGTTGATCGCAGCGCTGATGCCAATGCCATCAAGAAAGCTTTTCGCAGCCTTGCGCGCCAGTACCACCCTGACGTCAACCCCGGTGATGCCCAGGCGGAAGCACGGTTCAAGGAGATCAGTGAGGCCTATGAAGTGCTCTCTGATCCCGAAAAACGGCGTCGTTATGAGCAATTCGGCCAGTACTGGAACCAGGCCGGTGGCATGGGCGGGGGAGCCGCACCCGGCATGGATGTCGACTTCGGTCGCTACGGCAATTTCGACGATTTCATTAACGACCTGCTGGGCCGTTTCGGTGGACCAGGCGGCGGTGGCTTCCAGGGGGGTGGTTTTCCTGGGGGTGGATTCCCCGGCGGGGGATTCGCAGGAGGTGGTTTCCCCCGTGGTGCCCAGGCTTCACGCGCTCCGGTGAATCTGGATGCCGAAGCTTCGGTGAATGTGACGTTTGCGGAGGCTTTTCGAGGTGGAGAACGCAGCCTTTCGGTGAACAATGAGCGCGTTCAGGTGCGCATTCCTGCTGGGGTGAAGAACGGCTCGCGGCTGCGGTTGAAGGGCAAGGGCAACCTGCAACCGGGAACCGGAAGGCGCGGCGATCTCTATCTCAATCTCAAGATTCAGGATCACCCGATCTGGCGGCTGGAGTCGGATCAGCTGCGGGCCGACCTGCCCGTCAGCCTCGATGAGCTGGCCCTTGGAGGCATGGTCTCGGTGATGACGCCCGATGGTGAGGCCCAGGTGAGCATTCCGGCCGGCACCGCTCCGGGTCGCAGCCTGCGGCTTAAAGGCAAAGGTTGGCCGTCGAAGACCGGTCGTGGTGATCTCCTGCTCACACTGATGTTGGCCATGCCGTCCTCGTGGAGTGACGAGGAGCGTCGCTTGCTCGAGCAGTTGCGTGCCAAGCGCACGGACCATCCACGTCAAGAGTGGCTTCGTTCGGCGTCCCTCTGATCGGGTGACCCTTACGATCGCACCTTGTGTTTGGGTCTGATGGAGCTCACCTACCGCCCCCGTCGTCTGCGGCGTACGCCCGCCCTACGCGCCATGGTGCGTGAGCACAGCCTCTCGGCTGCAGACTTCATCTACCCCCTGTTTGTGCATGAAGGCGCTGAGGTGGAGCCGATTGGTGCCATGCCTGGTGCCAGCCGTTGGAGCCTGGCGGCCCTCACCGGCGAAGTGCAGCGTGCTTACGACCTGGGAGTGCGTTGCATCGTTCTGTTCCCCAAGGTGTCCGAGGGGCTGAAGACCGAAGACGGGGCCGAATGCTTCAACGCCAATGGCCTTATCCCGCGAGCGATCCGCCAGATCAAGGCAGCCATCCCCGAGATGGCGATCATGACTGACGTCGCCCTGGATCCCTATTCCTGCGATGGTCATGACGGGATCGTCAGCCAGGACGGCGTGGTCCTCAACGACGAGACGATTGAACTGCTGTGCAAGCAGGCCGTTGTGCAGGCCGAAGCAGGCGCTGATCTGATCGGCCCCAGCGATATGATGGATGGCCGGGTCGGTGCCATCCGGGAAGCCCTCGACGACGAAGGCTTTGAACATGTGGGCATCATCAGCTACACGGCGAAGTACTCCTCCGCGTACTACGGACCTTTCCGTGAGGCTCTCGACTCCGCCCCGCGTGCCGCCGGCAGCAAACCGATCCCCAAAAACAAGGACACCTATCAGATGGATCCCGCCAATGCTCGGGAAGCCATCACCGAAGCCCAGCTCGATGAGCAGGAGGGCGCCGACATCATGATGGTTAAGCCCGGTCTGGCCTATCTCGACATCATTCACCGTCTGCGCGAGGAGTCGGAACTCCCCATCGCTGCTTACAACGTGAGTGGCGAATATTCGATGGTGAAGGCCGCGGCGGAGCGGGGCTGGATCGATGAAAAGTCCGTAGTGCTGGAGACGTTGCTGAGCTTCAAGCGCGCCGGTGCTGATCTGATCCTCACGTACCACGCTTGCGACGCAGCGGCTTGGTTGAAGGAGGCCTGATCCGATGGCAACAACCGATCAACCCAGGGGCGTGGATCGTCTCGGTCACGTTGCGATCCGTGTTGAGAACGTCGATCGGGCTGTTGCCTTCTACACCGATCTGGGCATGCGTCTGGTCTGGCGTGCCGACGACTGGTGCTATCTCGAAGCTGGGGAAGGTCGCGACGGACTCGCCTTGTTAGGCCCGGATTACAAAGCCGCTGGCCCACATTTCGCCTTCCATTTCCGCGATCGTGCGGAGGTGGATGTGATTCACGACCGTCTCAAAGCGCAGGGTGTGCACGTTGGTGCCGTCCATGACCACCGCGACGGCACGGCGTCTTTCTATCTGAAAGACCCGGAAGGCAACTGGCTCGAAATGCTCTATGAACCCCCCGGTGGCATCCCCTCCAACTGCAATTGACTTGAGTCAAGAGGCGGATCGGGCTCAGCAGGAAACCCTCGAACTGCTGGAGTGGCATCGGGTCTGTGACCATCTCAGCGGCTTTGCCAGCACCGGCATGGGCCGTGATGCGGCTCGGATGCAACCGCTTCCGGCCAGCCTGGATGAGTCGAAACAACGCCTGGCCGAGACCGTTGAAATGGCGGCGCTTGATGACCTCACCGAGGGCGGGCTTAGCTTCCGCGGCGTGCAGAACCTCGAGCCCGTGGTGCTGCGTTGCAGCAAGGGAGGAGTGGCCTCCGGCGAAGAGCTGCTGGCCGTGGCGGAAACGTTGGCAGCGGCCCGTCGCCTGCGCCGTCAGATCGACGACCCCGAGCTGCGCCCGGTTTGCACCGCGTTGATTGAAACGATGGTGACGCTGCCGGAGTTGGAGCAGCGGCTCAAATTTGCCCTCGAAGAGGGTGGCCGCGTCGCTGATCGCGCCAGCTCGGCCTTATCGGCGCTCCGGCATCAATGGAACGGACTGCGCCAGGAGCGACGCGACAAACTTCAGGAGTTGCTGCGTCGCCTGGCGCCATCTCTGCAGGACAGTGTGATCGCCGAGCGTCATGGCCGTCCTGTTCTGGCGGTGAAGGCCGGTGCCGTGAGCCAGGTGCCGGGGCAGGTGCACGACAGTTCGGCTTCAGGCAGCACCCTCTTCGTGGAACCCCGCTCGGTGCTCACCATGGGCAACAAGCTGGCGGAGCTGGAGTCCCGCATTCGGGATGAGGAACGCAGGGTGTTGGCGGAGCTGAGTGCTCTGGTGGCTGAAGAGGCGTCTGCCCTCAACCAGGTGGTGGCCGTGCTGCGCACGCTTGATTTTGCTCTTGCCCGTGGGCGTTACGGCCGCTGGCTTGGCGGCGTCGAGCCGCAGCTTGAGCCGGCAGCGGAGGCTCCGTTTCGCTTTTCAGGTCTGCGGCACCCGCTGTTGGTGTGGCAGCACAAGCGCGCGGATGGGCCACCCGTGGTTCCCATTTCGGTGGAGGTGTCTCCGGAGCTGCGGGTGGTGGCGATCACCGGGCCCAACACCGGTGGCAAAACGGTCACCCTGAAAAGCATCGGCCTCGCTGCACTGATGGCGCGCGCCGGGATGCTCCTGCCCTGCTCGGGCCAACCCTCCCTTCCCTGGTGTGCCCAGGTGCTGGCGGACATCGGCGATGAGCAATCCCTTCAGCAGAGCCTGTCCACCTTCAGCGGCCACGTGAAGCGCATCGGGCGCATTCTTGAGGCGCTGCAGCGCAGTGGTTCCCCTGCCCTGGTGCTGCTGGATGAGGTGGGTGCTGGAACAGATCCCAGTGAGGGAACGGCCCTGGCCACGGCTCTGCTCAAGGCTCTTGCCGATCGAGCTCGGCTCACGATTGCCACCACCCATTTCGGTGAACTCAAGGCCCTCAAATACGACGACGCTCGTTTTGAGAATGCCTCTGTGGCCTTCAACCCTGAGACGTTATCCCCCACCTACGAGTTGCTTTGGGGAATTCCGGGACGCAGCAATGCGCTGGCGATCGCGACGCGCCTGGGGCTCGATTCGGATGTGCTTCACCAGGCCCAGCAGCTGCTGGCTCCAGGAGGTGATGGTGAGGTGAACAGTGTGATCCGCGGCTTGGAGGAGCAACGGCAGCGCCAGCAGGCCGCGGCAGAAGATGCTGCAGCACTCCTGGCACGCACTGAGCTGCTGCACGAGGAGTTGCTGCAGCGCTGGCAGAAGCAAAAGCAGCAGACCGCGCAACGTCAGGAGCAGGGTCGTCAACGCCTGGAGCAGTCGATCCGTCAGGGCCAGAAGGAAGTTCGCACCCTGATTCGCCGTCTGCGGGATGAACGCGCGGATGGGGAAACCGCGCGGCGGGCTGGGCAACGGTTACGCAGCCTGGAGGACCATCACCGCCCCACCCCTGAACGGCGTGCACCCAAGCCAGGCTGGCGTCCGGCCGTGGGCGATCGCGTGCGCTTGCTGGCCCTCGGTAAGGCCGGCGATGTGTTGGCCATCACCGATGACGGCCTTCAGCTGACAGTCCGTTGCGGGGTGATGCGCACCACGGTGGATCTGACGGCGGTGGAAAGCCTGGATGGGCGTAAGCCAGAGCCGCCTCCAAAGCCGGTGGTGAAGGTGCATGCCCGTTCAGCCGGTGGCGGTGGTGCACAGGTGCGCACCAGTCGCAACACCCTTGATGTGCGGGGCATGCGGGTGCATGAGGCCGAAGCAGCGGTTGAGGAATGCCTGCGCAGTGCCAATGGCCCGGTTTGGGTGATCCATGGCATTGGTACGGGCAAGCTCAAGCGCGGCCTGCGCGCCTGGCTGGACACGGTGCCATACGTGGAACGGGTGACTGATGCGGAGCAGGGGGACGGCGGACCGGGCTGCAGCGTTGTCTGGGTGCGCTGAGTTGCCTCAGCCGTCGCAGTGGTTAACGGATCGCTTCTCCATCCGCCTCGAACAACCGCCAGCCTGTGGGGTCAGGGTCGAGATGGATGGCATCGCCGGCCTTGATGTTGATGTCTGCTGAACCTCTGACTTGGATGAGTTGATCCCCATCCACGAGCCGACAGGTGAGGATCTGCTCATTGCCCAGACGCTCGCAATGGCTCACCTCGGTTTGGAGATTTCTGTTCGTTGCTGGTGCCAGATGCCAGTGTTCAGGCCTCAATCCTGCGGTGAGGTGTTGGCCTTCTCGTTCAAGTAAGGGCTCAACCATTTCACCTTCAACCTGAATGCGCTTGCTTCCCAAAATGAGGGTTGCATTGGGTCCCACCGTGACGGGCAACAGGCTCATCGCTGGGCTGCCGATGAACTGGGCCACAAAGATGTTGGAGGGCCACCGGTACAACTCCATCGGTGTTCCGAGTTGTTGCAAGCGCCCTTGGTTCAACACCGCGATGCGGTCGCCCATGGTCATCGCTTCCACCTGGTCGTGGGTCACATAAACCGTCGTTGTTCCGAGTTCTCGCTGCAGCTCGACGATTTTTTGGCGCGTGCTCGTTCTGAGTTTGGCGTCGAGATTGCTGAGCGGTTCATCCATCAAGAACACCTCAGGATTGCGCGCCATGGCGCGTCCGAGGGCGACCCGTTGTTTCTGTCCACCGGACAGTTCCTTTGGCCTTCGATCGAGCAATTCCGTTAGTTCCAGAGATCTGGCAACGGTGTTCACCCGGGCATCGATTTGTTCTTCTCTGACTGACCGCACCCGCAGTGGTTTGGGCAACATGCGCGTGGATCGAAAGGCTTGATCTTGGATTCGCTGAAATGTCGATCTTGCCTGGCTTCTGCGCAGCCCGAAGCTGAGGTTGTCCCTCACGCTGAGATGCGGGTAGAGCGCGTAGCTCTGGAACACCATGGCGACGTTGCGGCGCGCTGGCGGCACATCGCTGATGGGCCGAGTTCCGATTCTGATTTCACCGCTGCTGGGATGGTCGAGACCGGCCAGCAGTCGCAGCAAGGTGCTTTTGCCGCACCCCGAGGGACCGACCAGCACCAAAAACTCGCCATCGTTGATCGTCAGATTCAACTGACGAATCACATCAACGGGATC comes from the Synechococcus sp. A15-62 genome and includes:
- a CDS encoding ABC transporter ATP-binding protein, whose product is MAGVRFEDLSKTFPGRGGGDPVDVIRQLNLTINDGEFLVLVGPSGCGKSTLLRLLAGLDHPSSGEIRIGTRPISDVPPARRNVAMVFQSYALYPHLSVRDNLSFGLRRSQARSTFQRIQDQAFRSTRMLPKPLRVRSVREEQIDARVNTVARSLELTELLDRRPKELSGGQKQRVALGRAMARNPEVFLMDEPLSNLDAKLRTSTRQKIVELQRELGTTTVYVTHDQVEAMTMGDRIAVLNQGRLQQLGTPMELYRWPSNIFVAQFIGSPAMSLLPVTVGPNATLILGSKRIQVEGEMVEPLLEREGQHLTAGLRPEHWHLAPATNRNLQTEVSHCERLGNEQILTCRLVDGDQLIQVRGSADINIKAGDAIHLDPDPTGWRLFEADGEAIR
- the hemB gene encoding porphobilinogen synthase translates to MELTYRPRRLRRTPALRAMVREHSLSAADFIYPLFVHEGAEVEPIGAMPGASRWSLAALTGEVQRAYDLGVRCIVLFPKVSEGLKTEDGAECFNANGLIPRAIRQIKAAIPEMAIMTDVALDPYSCDGHDGIVSQDGVVLNDETIELLCKQAVVQAEAGADLIGPSDMMDGRVGAIREALDDEGFEHVGIISYTAKYSSAYYGPFREALDSAPRAAGSKPIPKNKDTYQMDPANAREAITEAQLDEQEGADIMMVKPGLAYLDIIHRLREESELPIAAYNVSGEYSMVKAAAERGWIDEKSVVLETLLSFKRAGADLILTYHACDAAAWLKEA
- a CDS encoding VOC family protein yields the protein MATTDQPRGVDRLGHVAIRVENVDRAVAFYTDLGMRLVWRADDWCYLEAGEGRDGLALLGPDYKAAGPHFAFHFRDRAEVDVIHDRLKAQGVHVGAVHDHRDGTASFYLKDPEGNWLEMLYEPPGGIPSNCN
- a CDS encoding endonuclease MutS2 — protein: MNPPVASPPTAIDLSQEADRAQQETLELLEWHRVCDHLSGFASTGMGRDAARMQPLPASLDESKQRLAETVEMAALDDLTEGGLSFRGVQNLEPVVLRCSKGGVASGEELLAVAETLAAARRLRRQIDDPELRPVCTALIETMVTLPELEQRLKFALEEGGRVADRASSALSALRHQWNGLRQERRDKLQELLRRLAPSLQDSVIAERHGRPVLAVKAGAVSQVPGQVHDSSASGSTLFVEPRSVLTMGNKLAELESRIRDEERRVLAELSALVAEEASALNQVVAVLRTLDFALARGRYGRWLGGVEPQLEPAAEAPFRFSGLRHPLLVWQHKRADGPPVVPISVEVSPELRVVAITGPNTGGKTVTLKSIGLAALMARAGMLLPCSGQPSLPWCAQVLADIGDEQSLQQSLSTFSGHVKRIGRILEALQRSGSPALVLLDEVGAGTDPSEGTALATALLKALADRARLTIATTHFGELKALKYDDARFENASVAFNPETLSPTYELLWGIPGRSNALAIATRLGLDSDVLHQAQQLLAPGGDGEVNSVIRGLEEQRQRQQAAAEDAAALLARTELLHEELLQRWQKQKQQTAQRQEQGRQRLEQSIRQGQKEVRTLIRRLRDERADGETARRAGQRLRSLEDHHRPTPERRAPKPGWRPAVGDRVRLLALGKAGDVLAITDDGLQLTVRCGVMRTTVDLTAVESLDGRKPEPPPKPVVKVHARSAGGGGAQVRTSRNTLDVRGMRVHEAEAAVEECLRSANGPVWVIHGIGTGKLKRGLRAWLDTVPYVERVTDAEQGDGGPGCSVVWVR